A genomic segment from Sciurus carolinensis chromosome 1, mSciCar1.2, whole genome shotgun sequence encodes:
- the LOC124961075 gene encoding olfactory receptor 2A12-like: MQDFLWRNHSSLTEFILLGFSSDTNINAILFGVFLFFYLITLLGNGLIITLIHIDSRLHTPMYFFLSVLSILDMGYVTTTVPQMLVHLVCEKKTISYIGCVAQMYIFLMLGIAESWLFAIMAYDRYVAICHPLRYKVIMSPSVCGTLVAFCGFWGISCALIYTVSAMILPYCGPNEINHFFCEVPAVLKLACADTSLNDKVDFILGFILLLVPLSLIIIVYINIFAAILRIRSTQGRLKAISTCASHITVVTMFSIPCMVMYMRPGSESSPEEDKKLALFYNVISAFLNPIIYSLRNKDVKRAFLKVLGHDQGSE; this comes from the coding sequence ATGCAGGATTTCCTCTGGAGAAACCACAGCTCTCTTACTGAGTTCATTCTTCTAGGATTCTCTAGTGATACAAATATAAATGCTATTCTATTTGgtgtctttctcttcttctacCTCATCACCCTCCTGGGCAATGGGCTCATCATCACTTTGATACACATAGATTCCCGcctccacacacccatgtactttttcctcagtgtGTTATCTATTTTGGACATGGGCTATGTCACCACCACAGTGCCCCAGATGCTGGTGCATCTGGTTTGTGAGAAGAAGACCATCTCTTACATTGGATGTGTGGCCCAGATGTACATCTTCCTGATGCTGGGAATCGCTGAGTCTTGGCTTTTTGCCATCATGGCTTATGACAggtatgtggccatttgtcaccctCTCAGGTATAAAGTCATCATGAGCCCTTCAGTGTGTGGGACATTGGTGGCCTTCTGTGGATTCTGGGGTATCAGTTGTGCCCTGATATACACCGTCTCTGCTATGATTCTTCCCTATTGTGGCCCCAATGAGAtcaaccacttcttctgtgaagtacctgctGTTTTGAAGTTGGCCTGTGCAGACACCTCTCTCAATGACAAGGTGGACTTCATCCTGGGCTTCATCCTTCTTTTGGTCCCACTCTCCCTCATCATCATTGTCTACATCAATATCTTTGCTGCCATCCTGAGGATCCGCTCAACCCAAGGGCGGCTCAAGGCCAtctccacctgtgcttctcaCATCACTGTGGTTACCATGTTCTCTATCCCATGTATGGTTATGTATATGAGACCTGGATCTGAGTCCTCCCCAGAAGAGGATAAGAAGCTGGCTCTATTCTACAATGTCATTTCTGCCTTCCTGAACCCCATCATCTACAGCCTCCGGAACAAAGATGTGAAGAGGGCTTTCCTCAAAGTATTAGGCCATGACCAAGGGTCAGAATGA